One Novipirellula galeiformis genomic window, AGTGTCGTCGGTGGTTTAACCCCGGTTTATGCACCGCCGGAGGTCTTCGATGGTCGGCCGAGCTTGCACAGCGACCAATATTCACTGGCGGTGATGTACCAGGAATTGTTGACCGGCACGCGTCCCTTTAGTGGGCGGACGATCGCCCAATTGGCGACCCAACACGTTCACAACGCTCCGGATCTCGAACCCCTTCCCCCCTGTGACCGCCCCGCGGTCGCCAAGGCGCTCGAAAAAAAACCAGAGCGACGATTTGAGAATTGCCGGTCGTTTGTCAAAGCGTTGATGAATCCACGCAAACGAGGCCCCTCGATTCGTCCTCATGCGGGTGAATTGTCTCAAGAGGATACCGCCGAAGGCATCCCGCTCGGAGTCGGTATCCAAGCGACGATGGCGAAAGATTTACCGGCCCTTGAAGATGGAGCAATCCAATCCGATCGTCGCATCGTTTCCAACATGCTGATGGTTGCACTCGGAGGTACCGGGGCTGACGTTTTACGCGAGATGCGAAGTCGCGTCGCCAGCATGCATTCAACGTCTCCAGTCCGCTTGCATTCGTTGCTGATCGACACCGACGAAAAAACACTTAGCCTCGCTCGAGTGGGCAACTCGAATTCCTCGCTGCCGCCAATTGAGATCGTTCCGATCCCACTGCGTTCGCCCAACGAATACCGACAATCGCTCTCCAACAATCGACTGGGCACCGTTTCTCGTCGCTGGATCTACAATGTTCCACGTAGTCTTTCGACCGAAGGCATGCGGCCACTGGGACGGCTAGCCCTTGTCGATAACGGCGGCAAAGTCACTACGGCCATCGAGAGAGTGATCAAAGATCTCGTAGCGTCCGGTAGCCAAGAAAGCCCCAGCATCTACGTCGTTGGCTCGCTCAGCGGTGGGACCGGAAGCGGGATTTATCTCGATGTCGTGCATTTATTGCGGCATTACCTCGACATCAACGAGCTCGAACAAGTCAAAATCCTCTCGATGTTAGCCATCAAGGGACTCACACGCAGCCCATCGGTTTCCCTTGCCCACCATGACGCACAAGCGGCATTGATCGAGATGCGACACTATCTGCAACCGGGAAACGGCTATCCCGGCGACCCGGGTGCGGGGTGGCCCAGCGTCCCGGCAGCCCGCACTCCGCTGAAACACACCTATTTGATTGCCAGTAACGAGGCGGATCCCACCTCGCCCACGCCGGTCAATGTGATTAGCGACTACGTGTGGTCCGATGCCACCGGGGCTGGCGAATTACTAGCCAAAGCTCGCCAGTGGGAAACGACATCGCCCGAGACGTCGATCACCAAACCGCAATTGCGATCCGTTGGCATCGTCCCCCTCGGCGTCATCCGGCGGCCCGAAGAGAAAATCCTGACACCGGCGACAGTGAAATACTTGCTGCTACGTTGGTTGGGACACCCCGGTCACGCCAAAAAATACGCCGAACTGCTAACCCAACGTTTCCTGCGACGCACGGGATTTTCTCGTGATAGCCTGGTCGACGTGATCCTGGAACCGCTAGCATCCGAACCGCACGATCGCTGTCGCCAAATGCAACACCGAATCGATGCGACCGCTCGCGATCAGGGACATCCGCTCACGATCGCTGAGGGACGCCGTTTGCTCCCCCAATGGGCAAACGAAATTGTCTCGATGTCAAAAGTGAATCCCTTCATCGAGCAACTTTACAGTGTCTTGAGCGGGGAATTGTTCAACCGACTTTCGCACCGCAGCACGAACATTGCCACCGCCGTGGCAGGACTGCAACGTTTTCAGACCGAAGTGGTTGCCGTTTCCGCAGCCCTGCGAGAGGAAAACGCAACGAGTGAACTCGACTTGAATCCGCAACCCTCAGCATCATTGTGGACCGCCGAGATGGCGGCCGAGGCGATCGTACACGAATTGAAGCAACTTGCCGCCGACCATGCCACACTCCTTGCAACTCGGGTCGACGAAACCATCACCCGATTGAATGACGTCGCTACGACCTTCGCCGTTACGATTTCGGAATTGGCCGATGGACGCAGCGCAACGCTCAACCCCTGGGATGAGATGCCCGAGGAAATCTCGTCACAATTCGAAGACATTGTCGCTGAACTGCACACGTCGATGGTAAATCCAATCCTGATTCGTCCGCTGATCGGCGGCGTGATTGCGATGGAGGCAAACCAAGTTAAAACACGGATGAGCGAAGCGGCCTCGCCATTGGTGGGACGCGTCTTGACATCCCTAAGCTCCTCCTCGGTCACCCCATCGAACTCCGCGGATAGGAACTCAGGGGACGGGAGCTCGAGGGACGGTGACGTCACGACATCGCTGGTCAACTCAAGCGAACTCTCCGGCAACACCAAGACCGCCATACTCACCGAATGCAGCTCCCCCCACACCGTAACGTCACCCAAGACGTCTACGGAACCAACCGTTACGTCCATGGCAACCGCATTGCAACACGCTCGCCCCTCCCTACTGGATTGCGGCGGGGCCCAACGCTTGATTCTGGCCGTCGGGACCCACTCGGAGCAAATCCAACTCGAGGCCGAACTTCGCCAATTCCACTCCGGTGAATTGACAACTACCTTGATTCCGGGCACGACCGCGAAATTGATTCACGAAGCTCAACGGATCGATTTGAATGAAGTGATCGCTCGGCTCTCGACGCTCAACGCGAGCAACCTTCAAGTCAGTGGCCGTTTGATGACCCGTTCGGACATCGATTGGAAAAAGAGTGAACCCCGCTCTCAGCTCGTCGCCGAATCACGCTAGCCGGACGGGGGGCCTACTTAGCCGCACACTTTGCTTTGACGGCACAGCCGGCACAGCCCGTCCCGCAACCGGTCCCGCCCGCTTCGCTGGTACCACACCCAGGTCCACACCCCTCGCCTAGCAGTTTGGCAAAATGGCGTGATCGCACGATCGACTCGTATCGCTCGGTCACTTCCTTGGTGATCGCTTCCGCGGTGGCGTCGACTTCCCCTAGGAAGTGCATGATCAACGAGCCGCCATCAAAGATTTGGTCGACATCCAATAAAACCGCTGCGGAGCCCGATTGTTGGAGTGACGCCCGACAGGCCTCGACGGCTTCGCGTTTGTGTCGTTCGAGCCGCCGGATCAAGAGCTCGTCTTCGTTGGTGGTATGGCGAATCAAGCGAACGCTCGGCATTTTGTTGACCGAATCGCCCGCCTGGCTGCCCAGCCCTCGAGCGTTGGCTTGCCCCAGCACGGTGCCCAGTTCGACGCCACGGCCGGTTCGGACGATCGCACGGGCCCCAAACTGAAACTCGGCCTGCTCTGCGCCAGCGTTCCCCTGGCCGATAAAAATATCGCCGAGGACGCCGATTCGTACGTAATAATGACTCATTGGGAAAAACACATTTTAGACGACTTGTCGATTTGCCTCGGCACGCTCAACATGTTGGCATTCTCACGGTTGAATGAACAGTGAGAAACCAATGAAAACGGACCGAAACGAGCGAAGCTCGCCCCGAGAGAAGAAGGCAAAATAATATGACGGCCAGTCCCGAAGCGACCACCACGCCATCCGAAACGCAAATCAATGCAGATCGCTACCAAAAACTGGCAGAAAGCGTCCTCGCGGGCGAGCCAATTTCTCGCCAAGACGCTCTCTCCATCTTAACCGCCCCGGACGTCGACGTTCTGCCGATTCTGGCAGCAGGCTATCAAATACGTCACCGCTACTTCGGTCGCTCGGTTCAATTGTACTTTTTGATGAACGCCAAAAGCGGTCTTTGCCCCGAGGATTGCCACTATTGCAGCCAATCGAAGATCTCCACAGCCCCGATCCCCAAATACAACATCCTGAAGCGGGACGATTTGATGAAGGCCGCCGAAATTGCGGCCAACCAAGGTGCGAAGACCTATTGCCTTGTCATCTCGGCACGCGGACCGAACGAACGTGAAATGTCGGCCGTCGAAACGATCGTGCCTGAAATCAAGGAAAAGTACGGACTCGATATCTGTGCCTGCCTGGGACTGCTCAACCGCGAGCAAGCCGACCGCTTGAAGGCGTGCGGTGTCGATCGAGTCAACCATAACTTGAACACCAGCGAAGAACATTACGCCGATATCTGTACCACCCATACCTACGCCGACCGTGTCCAAACGCTCCGCAACGTTCGCGATGCAGGCATGGAAATGTGTAGCGGCGGGATTATCGGAATGGGAGAATCCCCCGAGGACGTCGTCTCGATGGCGTTTGATCTTCGCGACCTTGGGGTCCACTCGATCCCGCTCAACTTCCTCAACGCAATCGAAGGCACCCCGCTGCAAGGCAACATGGATCTGAATGCGAACCAGTGCTTAAAAGCCCTGGCGATGTTCCGGTTTGTGAACCCCGACCGTGAATTGCGAATTTCGGGCGGCCGCGAATTGCACCTTCGGTCGCTTCAACCAATGGGGTTGTACGTCGCCAACAGCATGTTTGTCGGCGACTACCTCACGACCAAGGGGCAAGCCCCGCAAGCCGATTACGACATGATCACGGACCTCGGCTTCGAAGTCACTCAGAACGTCGAGCCAGCAACCTCGTAACGAGCGACGATGCTCGTTCCCATTGCAGGAGCGGGCCAATCTTTAAAAACAGGCCAAGCTTCAAAACAGGCCAAGCTTCAAAACAGGCCGCCAACGTCGCTCGGATCTCCGAGCCGTTGGCGTATGGTGGCGGAACAAAAACAATCTGAAATGATTGTCCGTTGATCGTTTCAAGCTCAACTGTTTTAGCAGCCCAGCCCGGGCGCCCACTGGAAAAGCGGGTCACCCTTTCTGCGAAGCGTTATTTCACGACGCCTTCGGTTTTGCCTTTCCAATCGTCGGTGCGAAACGGCGTTAACGCCAACCCTTCGGCGCTTTGCACGTTACAGACCGGGTTGTTGGCCCAGGCATAGCGAACCGAAACGGGATTCTCAATTCCGTCGGCCCACACCTCGATCGTTTCTTTATCAACGATCTTGGCCTTGGCGAAGACGAACTTTTGGTCGGCACCGGCAATGCTAAAACCGATTGCATTGTTGACGTCAAACGTATCCAGCCCGCCACCCACATGATCAAACTTTAGCGTCACGCGGTCGCCCTTGACCTGCATCCCTTCGGGCGTGCCTCGATAAGTCGGACTTTGGTGGGCGATTTTGTAGCCGTAGTCTTTGGCCAAAGCCCATCGCGCCAACCGAGTCCCCACGCCTTGTTTGTTCTTGGGATGAATGTCGTTCGCTTCGCCGAGATTCAAGATCACCGCTTCGCCGGTGTTTGGCAAACGCGACATGGTCATCGTTTGTGCTTCACGTAGTTCCGCCCATTCGCTATCGACGGGGGCATCGACTTCGTTTTTGTAATCCGCAAGCTGAACCCAATAGAATGGAAAATCGCCCTGCTTCCATTCATCACGCCAGCTTTGAATCATCAGCGGAAACAGGTCACGATACTGGTACGCACGGCCTGCGTTGGATTCCCCTTGGTACCAAATCGCCCCTCGGATTGTGTAGCCGATCGTTGGCTTGAGCACGCCGTTATAAATATTCGCGGGGCGTTGATTACCGGTAAGCGGGTTTCGGGGTGCTCGCGGAGCGTTGCCTTTCTTTTCTTTTGCCCATTCCGCGTGAAGCTCCTTCCACTTAGCCACTGCGGCTTCGTGGTTATGGTTCGCCGCGAGATAGTCCCATCTGCCAAGCAATTCGGCGTAGTTTCCGTCTTCCTCTAACACCTTACGTTCGATCCACGCTTCCGCCGCCGAACCGCCCCACGCGTTGTCGATCAAGCCGATGGGAATGTCGAGCGTTTGATTGAGTTGACGTCCAAAGAAGTAACCCACCGCCGAAAAATTTCTGACCGATTCCGGGGTACACGCCGTCCATTGGCCATTGAAATCCTTTTGTGGTTCCTGGACCCCGACTTGCGGCACTGAAATCAAACGGATGTTCGGATAGTTGGCGGCGAGTGATTCGAGGTCCGCATCGTTGGAACTCGCAACCGCCATCCCCATGTTGGATTGTCCCGAGCAAACCCAGACTTCGCCAATCAACACATCGCGAAACGTTTTTGATTGATCCGCCGAGATCGTCATTTCATGCGGTCCCCCGGCCGGCAAGGCATCAATGCTAAGATCGAATCGTCCCGACGCATCCGCCTTTGTCGATGCGGAATGCCCAGCCAATTCAGCCGAAACCTCTTGTCCAGCGACGGTCCATCCCCATACGTGGATTGGCTGATCACGCTGAAGCACCATCGAATCACCAAAGATCGAAGACATCTTCAGCTCAGCGCTGGCCGACGACGCGACCAACATTAACGCCAGTAGTGAAAGGAAACGAAAACGCATGGGGACAACTCTCTGGGGTTCAAAGGTGGGAGACAAAGCAAAATTTCTGACTCCAAAATGATAACGCAAACTCCGCGACGCGTGGAAAAAAGGAGAACGTTTACCGTGGACTGCAAAAAAGGGGTGATGACGTTGGGTTTGGGGGGGGACTGTGCTTCCGCCAACCAAGTCCGCTCTCACCCGGCTCCCGAACTTGTCGGGGGAGAAGTCACTGAAAAGCAACGCCCCCTGAGGCACGCGATCTAAGACACGCCCTCTAAGGCACGGCAAGCCCAATGAATCAGTCGCCCATGCCTATCCCCGCCCGCAAAAATTGGCATCACCGCGTCCATCAATGCGCCGAAAAGCCCGCTGCCCACAAAGCCTCCTACCCCCCCCTCGCAAGGATCGTGCTGATCGGACACCTGCAGCGCACGGGCCCCACCCCGAGTTTAGCCCCACCCGAGCTCGAAACGTTTCGCTCGATGATCGACGAGGCGGTACTGATTTGACGGTGATCGAAGTCAAACAATCGGGTCCCGGACCCGCCAACCGCCAACGGGAGATACAAACCAAGGCTCAAAACGGCGTTGGCTGTGGAAGACATGTTTGCAGTCGCGGCCCTTAAAGTGACTCGACGCTGCAAAGATTAGTTTGGATGCGCGAGCACCCAGATCTGGACCAACTCAGCTACCGATTGGACATTCAACTTCTTCAAGATCGACGAGCGTCGTTTTTCAATCGTGCGCAGTCCACAATCCAATCGCGAGGCGATGACCTTATTGGCCAACCCTTCGACAAGCAACTTTGCGACATCCAACTCTTTTTCGTCCAACGTCGCCACCAATCGCTTTGCATCGTCAAGCTGCGTGTCCTTGCGGAGATTCTCTTGCTCCAACCGAACCGCTTCTTCAATCCCCTTGCGCAATTCTGCCCGACCACACGGTTTCTCGATCAACGTGATCGCTCCACCGCGAATCGCTCGTACCGTCGATGGCACGTCGGCAAAACCTGTGACCATCACAATGGGAATCGTGATCGACATTTCACGCAATAGCTCAATCAATTCCACGCCATTCATGCCGGGCATCTTTTTGTCCGTCACCACGCACGCAGGACGTTGGCCGTTGTACTTTGAAATGAATTCTTCAGCCGACTCGTATGACGCGACGGGCAAGTTCATCGAATTCGCTAATTCCACAACCACTTGGCGACATTCCTTGTCATCATCGACAACATGAATCGTAGGCAGTTGCATGAAAATAGCTTCACAAAGTGGAGTGCGAAATAGCATTGGAGAATCGACAACCATCTCCGATGAAGATAGATCATACTGCATTTTGAAAGTTTCCGTCAAACTTACCAAACCAATTCTTCCCCAACCTCGATACTTCCCACGCTGAGAACGCTCCGCCAACAACGTCGAACGTGCATCACCACTCGAGCACGACAAGAACCAAAAAACCCCTCCGCGGCGGGGCTCCGCTCTATTGCAAGATCAAACGCGACGTGGACGGCCCCGCTTGCCCATCGCCTCTCTCTCGCAGTCAATAATCTTCCGCTGGCGTGCTTCCCGAGCATCGCACGGTTTGGCTGTGGCAAACCACCAAGCGATCGCGGCACCACACTACACACCGTCCCTATCCGGTATGCCTCGAAGACGATGGGACACTTTTTCCATGTTCGATTCGGTGGTCGTTAATGTCGCGTGTTACCCCAATCTCTCGGCGCCGAAGCGGCGAAAAAAAACGACGACCACATGGTCGTCAACTGCAAGCCTTCGAGCCAAGCAATTCCTGTATCCCGCTCCCACACTTTCGCCCAAATCAAGGACGCCATCAACACAAAGGTAAACGCCGGATAATAGCGCCGCATTCGGATTGGGATCTGGAAGCAGGCAAGTTCCTGGGGGAACGCGGGTGTTTCCGGAGCGCGCTAACCGACACCGTTGAAGATCTCAGAACGGTAGGGACACCCTAAACTACAATCACTCGCATCGGATCCAAGCGGTGGTGCATTGAGCAAACCAGAACACTCGGGGTGGAGGCAGGGACGAGAAACCGTGACTGAGAATTTGATGGCAGAGCAGAATGAATCTGGCGTAATCGCGATGCTCGTGCGGAGAGGGCTAAAGTCCCAAAGGAAGATACCGAGGTATCTTCCTTTGGGAATCCCATCATGATTCCAACCAAGCTGTTGCCCACTACAATCGCAAGACGTCGTCGAATGCGATGTAGAAACTTGTGAAATCAAACGGGTTTGTACTTCAGCACATTTTGAAGAACTGGTTCTTCATTGCAAGTGACCAAGATCGAGTCTGTCAGATTGCCCCAATCTGACAAACCTTACTCCAAAGAACCTCACTCCAGCTTGCCTCTCTCTTCCAAAACATTTGCAGCGTGCCCCGCGTGCAAAGAAGGAGAATTTTGGAAATGAAAGAGAGCTGAGATAAGTATTCGCAATCACTGCGGCCAAGGAGGAACTGAAAATGAAACACCCTCACTTGATTACTTAGAGTATCGGACATATCCAAGCACCGTGAGTGTCGGAATTGAATGTTTGCGGTAAGCCGCAGACGTCCCGAAACTCCCTTCTCCACAGCTTCCAGCGTTATAGGAAATAATATTATGATTTACGAACCCTGTCGGATGCCCCGAGCTTTCAATGTGATTGGCGGGATCGATTTCAATCGACTCGCGACCATGGTAGAACGATAGGCCCCAATTGCCTTCGTTTTGAGATGTCATTTCAGCGTACGCCTCGCACCTCATCTTTGATTCGCATGGCAAACGACAAGGAGCCCCAGAGTGTCCGAGCGCGAAACCGAAGCTTCCGATATCCTCCTTCGATTCTTTTATGAACGTGAGTTCGAACACGCTAACGATGCGGTGGTCGTCTTACAAATCAGCTCGCCGCTAAACGTGGTTGCTGCGAACCGCAGTGCCTGCGAACTCCTCGAGTGGCCTTCGCATTATCGCACCTCCGCGTTTGCTGAAGAGATTCTCGCGATCACGGGACTCGACTCGGATGTCAACCATTGGACGCGGTCCGCGCAAGACGAACTGAGCCCGGTCCCCAGTGCCCCCAAACAAATTGAGCTTGGGTCGGTTCAATGGACTCCGTTTCAAAACGGTCGCGATTTATTCGCGATGATTGTCATCAAGCCAAACCTCATTGCGGTGGCGACCGAGGGTGCATCCCGACTCGCTTCGGATGCCTCGTTGGCCCAAGCGACCAACTCGATGGCCGTGGCCCATTGGATTAAGACCTTTATTCATGAGATCTGCCAACCGCTTCATGTAAACCAATCCATGGCAGACATCATTGAACTCGAAGCGGAGAAAAACCTGCTCGACGCGACGTCTCTCCAACCGCGACTCGAGCGCATGCAATCCGCCGGGAAACAACTTCGCGAGTGTCTATCCAATTTCCGAAAACAAATTCACTTAATCGAACCCGAGTTCACTGGCCTCAACATCCACAAACTTTTGCATCGCACCGCAGCGAGCTTTCCTCATTCGAGCCAAAGTCAACTTCGTCTTGCGATCGATCTAGCGGAACCTTTTGGTGAGATCCACGGCAACGAAGCGTTACTTGAGAACGCGATCCTAACCAGCCTTGAGTTATTGCGTGCGGCGACGGTCCGCGATCCATCCCCTCAGCCGTCCCCGGCCACAATGAACGTAACCGTGCACGACGAACAAATCCAGATTGAGCTGATGACCGAGGCGACAACCACGTTGGCGTTCATCGAAGAACCGTTGCTAGAGCAACCTCATCCGCGACTCCTGCCTGCTGCGAAATGGAGTGTGTGCGATTCGATCGTTCAACTGCATCACGGTGAACTTCGCCGTGTCACCGTCAATCAATCCGATCGGATCCAAATTCAATTGCCCGTCGCTACAACAAAAACGCTGACGCCGAACTCGCGCGTCTCATTGCACCGAGCATGGTAGACGGCAACGCTTGGGGGTTGCCCATTGTCGCGACGACAGCGAAAACGGCCGCAGGACTAACCAACGATGTTGACGAGATGAAGCCGCACGCGGAAGACGCTTGAAGTCGCCTCAGCGGAAGTCACCTCAGCGATCGCAACGTCCTCTCATCGACTGCGCCGCATCGCAAATCAGACGCCATCGTTCCACCGATTGATAATGAGTTTCATTAACCGGAAATGGGACGTTTGCCGGCTTCTTTATGAATCGTTTCGCAACAAGCCGTTTCTCGCTTGTCATGCCATGGACGCGCCGATAGAGTCCCAATAGAGGCGTACGGAGATCGGCCAGCGAGTTGGATCCCCCGAGTACGCGTCTCACCTTGCTTGAACAACCCCCTACAGTGGAAGATGCTTTCGCGTTTTCCGCTTATAACAACTCACTCATTAGGATATCGATCATGAATAGCGATGCCGTCATTACTCAGCTCAACGAAATCCTCAAGCATGAATGGACCGGAGTAGCTCAGTATTCGCAAGCGTCCTTTATTATCGAAGGGCCTTGGCGAGAGGTTTACTCGGCAAAGTTTGAAGAAGACGCCGAAGAGTCGTTCAATCACGCCAAGCTCATTGGCAACAA contains:
- a CDS encoding sialate O-acetylesterase; this translates as MRFRFLSLLALMLVASSASAELKMSSIFGDSMVLQRDQPIHVWGWTVAGQEVSAELAGHSASTKADASGRFDLSIDALPAGGPHEMTISADQSKTFRDVLIGEVWVCSGQSNMGMAVASSNDADLESLAANYPNIRLISVPQVGVQEPQKDFNGQWTACTPESVRNFSAVGYFFGRQLNQTLDIPIGLIDNAWGGSAAEAWIERKVLEEDGNYAELLGRWDYLAANHNHEAAVAKWKELHAEWAKEKKGNAPRAPRNPLTGNQRPANIYNGVLKPTIGYTIRGAIWYQGESNAGRAYQYRDLFPLMIQSWRDEWKQGDFPFYWVQLADYKNEVDAPVDSEWAELREAQTMTMSRLPNTGEAVILNLGEANDIHPKNKQGVGTRLARWALAKDYGYKIAHQSPTYRGTPEGMQVKGDRVTLKFDHVGGGLDTFDVNNAIGFSIAGADQKFVFAKAKIVDKETIEVWADGIENPVSVRYAWANNPVCNVQSAEGLALTPFRTDDWKGKTEGVVK
- a CDS encoding response regulator transcription factor, encoding MQLPTIHVVDDDKECRQVVVELANSMNLPVASYESAEEFISKYNGQRPACVVTDKKMPGMNGVELIELLREMSITIPIVMVTGFADVPSTVRAIRGGAITLIEKPCGRAELRKGIEEAVRLEQENLRKDTQLDDAKRLVATLDEKELDVAKLLVEGLANKVIASRLDCGLRTIEKRRSSILKKLNVQSVAELVQIWVLAHPN
- a CDS encoding protein kinase domain-containing protein, which codes for MTATDSKKISAGYEPIPGYVLEKLIGRGGFGEVWRADAPGGIKKAVKFVFGAHDQQRASRELKSLERIKGVSHPFLLTLERFGIVDDQLVIVTELADGSLEDVFRQHRDRGSCGIPHDKLLAYLHDSADALDYLHEHYQLQHLDIKPGNLLIVGGHVKVADFGLLKDLRDADCSVVGGLTPVYAPPEVFDGRPSLHSDQYSLAVMYQELLTGTRPFSGRTIAQLATQHVHNAPDLEPLPPCDRPAVAKALEKKPERRFENCRSFVKALMNPRKRGPSIRPHAGELSQEDTAEGIPLGVGIQATMAKDLPALEDGAIQSDRRIVSNMLMVALGGTGADVLREMRSRVASMHSTSPVRLHSLLIDTDEKTLSLARVGNSNSSLPPIEIVPIPLRSPNEYRQSLSNNRLGTVSRRWIYNVPRSLSTEGMRPLGRLALVDNGGKVTTAIERVIKDLVASGSQESPSIYVVGSLSGGTGSGIYLDVVHLLRHYLDINELEQVKILSMLAIKGLTRSPSVSLAHHDAQAALIEMRHYLQPGNGYPGDPGAGWPSVPAARTPLKHTYLIASNEADPTSPTPVNVISDYVWSDATGAGELLAKARQWETTSPETSITKPQLRSVGIVPLGVIRRPEEKILTPATVKYLLLRWLGHPGHAKKYAELLTQRFLRRTGFSRDSLVDVILEPLASEPHDRCRQMQHRIDATARDQGHPLTIAEGRRLLPQWANEIVSMSKVNPFIEQLYSVLSGELFNRLSHRSTNIATAVAGLQRFQTEVVAVSAALREENATSELDLNPQPSASLWTAEMAAEAIVHELKQLAADHATLLATRVDETITRLNDVATTFAVTISELADGRSATLNPWDEMPEEISSQFEDIVAELHTSMVNPILIRPLIGGVIAMEANQVKTRMSEAASPLVGRVLTSLSSSSVTPSNSADRNSGDGSSRDGDVTTSLVNSSELSGNTKTAILTECSSPHTVTSPKTSTEPTVTSMATALQHARPSLLDCGGAQRLILAVGTHSEQIQLEAELRQFHSGELTTTLIPGTTAKLIHEAQRIDLNEVIARLSTLNASNLQVSGRLMTRSDIDWKKSEPRSQLVAESR
- the bioB gene encoding biotin synthase BioB; translated protein: MTASPEATTTPSETQINADRYQKLAESVLAGEPISRQDALSILTAPDVDVLPILAAGYQIRHRYFGRSVQLYFLMNAKSGLCPEDCHYCSQSKISTAPIPKYNILKRDDLMKAAEIAANQGAKTYCLVISARGPNEREMSAVETIVPEIKEKYGLDICACLGLLNREQADRLKACGVDRVNHNLNTSEEHYADICTTHTYADRVQTLRNVRDAGMEMCSGGIIGMGESPEDVVSMAFDLRDLGVHSIPLNFLNAIEGTPLQGNMDLNANQCLKALAMFRFVNPDRELRISGGRELHLRSLQPMGLYVANSMFVGDYLTTKGQAPQADYDMITDLGFEVTQNVEPATS
- a CDS encoding PAS domain-containing protein gives rise to the protein MSERETEASDILLRFFYEREFEHANDAVVVLQISSPLNVVAANRSACELLEWPSHYRTSAFAEEILAITGLDSDVNHWTRSAQDELSPVPSAPKQIELGSVQWTPFQNGRDLFAMIVIKPNLIAVATEGASRLASDASLAQATNSMAVAHWIKTFIHEICQPLHVNQSMADIIELEAEKNLLDATSLQPRLERMQSAGKQLRECLSNFRKQIHLIEPEFTGLNIHKLLHRTAASFPHSSQSQLRLAIDLAEPFGEIHGNEALLENAILTSLELLRAATVRDPSPQPSPATMNVTVHDEQIQIELMTEATTTLAFIEEPLLEQPHPRLLPAAKWSVCDSIVQLHHGELRRVTVNQSDRIQIQLPVATTKTLTPNSRVSLHRAW